gaggaatttaaacaattaaacttttgaattttttcgttGAAAACACTAAAAAGTACAAATTTAATTACAAGATTTTTGGCATTATGCATATTTATCTATTTAGAAAAAAAGATGCATTACAAATCacaactatttttctttttgataagaacaaatatacCGATAAgattcaaaataagaaaattcacttaaaaataGAGATAACCCCCTTATTAATGGCTGAGCGATGAACATCccctcaatttttatttatttttaattgtatatgcatattttataatttttttaaaggttgtgcccaaaaaaataagagttttctcaccccaaaaacaaaagtattGATCAACTAAATTATAAGAATGCTATAtgcactttttttaaaaaataaaaataaaaattctattctCAAGAgtttattaagaaataataataataataaacaactCATTGTGACTTCAATTGTAACATTATGAATTTGACAAAAGCATccacatgaaaataataatggatgaaatttattatataaaatattgtcaCTGAACATAGCTTTGATGAAAGTTGCtaagttctttattttattatattttttacactTGTATAACAAACTATACAGCTTTGTACACTCAATAATGATTATAAGTTTCTTAAAAAATGTTGGAGTTTGCATATATAATATCAaagtttgataatttttatatatagtattgtGGGGGCTAGTTAATCAGGAGGTACTGTTAAGGCTGTACAAATCGGGCCTATGCCCCAATCTGAGGACATTAACTAATCCGAGAATGGCCAAATGAGGTTATAATGCGAAtggtataaaaagaaaaataaagatagtaCGAGATAAGTCCAAcacacgtccgaggagaaaagtcatcTCGGGAACAAGGATCCAAGGTTAGTAAGAGTGTCATATCACCCTAAACCTTCTTCAAAGTTACATCACAACTAGAAGTTAGACGTTAGACAAGGAGTAAGTAAAGgaaggcaacaaatatcttcaaaagctgctacccCCACATTAAATGCCTTCCAACTATCTCTCTGAccgtattaatgtggaggtgatacctaaaTAATGACCAAgcaaccttacagctactattTGATGGTtttgggaggtgttggatgggacaagaaagAGCTCCTAGAATCCAACCTACACATGTATGGTAGGGATAACACCAAGATTGTAATATATAGCACGAGAAGGTGACCAAAAAGGGGGATCgggaaaaaattataaaatctagGCAATAACATTGTGGATTCTGGTAACTGTGTTCATCATCAAGATATTATAAGATAAGTTTCTCAGGCTGTGCCGATGACAGATTTTCTTACTTTACTTGttcttaacaatcttaattCAGCAACTTCTATGGTCCATCTTTTAGAGTAAaactagttctttcacccacactctataaattcattgtttggacTTGTTAGGCTTAAACTCAATTCCATACTGGATCTAATCCCAATACTATTCTCACAAGTATCATATATTTATGGGTCAAAACTCTTTTAATAttattcaacaaatttttttttttcagtattaGAAAATTAATATTCACACATGTGAACGcttacattttatataattattattttcagttaGTGTATATACGTTATTTGAGTTTGTCTTGACCCATGCATTAATTCAGTAGTTATCTCCCAACTAACTTGATTTTTGTTAGATATATCACagtgtgctaatttttttttaagagaattttgACTTATAATATTTGTTTCTAATGATAACTAAGATATCAATCTATTTTTGAGTAAAAGAGAATTGAACttaaaattctttatttaacaattaaaaattttatcagTTAAACTAATTAAAACATAACACAACCTCTTACCTCTTTGTGAAGCTACAAAACTTGGACAACcgattatatattttttatcaagtgaaaattttgatttttgttttgttggtacAAGCCAAAGAGTAGCAACAAAAGTTACGCAACAGCAAAGCACATAAaatagggatttttttttgaagaagctGATGACTGCTATAAGTGGCACGGTGGCCTTGTCTGATCTAGAATAACTCTTAAGTCTTATCAACCACGTGAAAAAAGAGACATGCATCGTATTGCCCACCAAAAATCTAATACATCATCAACACTTGCCAACATTTCTGCACCGAATACCTGTTCCACCATCCTGCTTTCCCAATCGAGTATAGCCATATTTTACAGCTGTATCCTGTATGTAAGGACtcttttcaatttccataaccgCCACCCACCAAGTTCAATCAAACCTACTTCCTGTTGccaatagatttttttattttatatatatatcaactttttaagtattttaatttgttttgtatataattttttaacacttacttgtatatatatagatttttttttaaaaaaaaaatttatcaactttcAAGTTATAaacttttaagaaaataatagtaCATCCAAACACAAAGTTGGCCACTATTATGGTTTATTAACTTGTTAATAGTAATAATAGGTGTCACAAGTGATGGCTcaacattaattatattttttatattgtcttATATTTGTGATTCGAACCCCACCTGTTACCCCATTATCTAcctatcataaaaaatatatattatgactCGATGTATGCACTTGGCATCTTAAAATGTGTAGGTTCCATGTAATATATGTAATTTGACTATTAAAATGTATGAGCTATGCCATCACCTTATGAGAGAAAAGATACATACGAAATTGGATGCATAAAATAATGGTTATTTTCaaattgttaataataataacgtgGAACCCATATATTATGAGAAAAAATGGTACATATATGAAAATGCACGACGCCTTCTTGACTAATAGACATGTAATATATCGCAACAATACATCATATACATGATATTCCTTCTCCATCATTCCCCTTCTCATTCTAAGGTCATCACCTTGGTGACCAACGGCCATTGACATGTAAACCACTAGTAGACCATTTGCATTTGCAGGCAGAGACCATTTTTCCACAGAGTCTCCATTAAAAGCGCTGCTGCCACTCTTAGCTCAAATCCATTGGAGACGCATGTCCCTCAACCGACTCATACTCTCACTTCTCCTAATTGGGCCAACCTTATTTGACTTGACTTACAATTTTAGCCCCTTCACTCACCATTCATAGCCCAGAATCCTACCAAACTTTCTAaagtccctctctctctcctattgGTAAGTTAAAGTAGAAGTGATGACATGGCTTCCTTGTCTATCTCCATTTGGGCAATGTTAATACGTGTCACCCAGTCAGCCAATTGACTAGGAGTGATCAGCAGCCAAACCCAAATAAGTACTTTAGCCTTGCCTTCTTAGAAACACACACACCACATTCCTTCACTCCTTTCCTTTAATGGCCATTTCCAGAATTCTCATTTGTATCCCATAAAAATCTtgctttctctttattttatctTCACGATGTCTTTTCCACTTGGAGACAAATCGCACCGAGTCTCCTTAAAACTCTCTCAGATATgagatatctctctctctctctcagtcggTGGTCTTAGAAACTGCATGTGAAACACCGTTCATCCTCTCTTTGCATTCTTCACCACCGACTCCAAATTTAAAATCCTCTTATCATGGCTTTGCTAAACTGACCTGCCACACGTCTCTACTCTcgaggagttttttttttcttcctcacaatctctctctctctctctctctctgtccaTTCCTCCAACCCCATTAAAAATCAAGCATCAACCTTGCTCTCGAAGTATTCCACACAATACTTCcttggtaagaaaaaaaaaatctctttccctCACATTCTCATAACcaactcaaatatatatatatatatatatataaacattgcATTGCTGCTTGTCTTTCACAATATCACTCACTCACTCTTTCTTTCACTAGCTATGCCTGATAGATCAACCACAGGTACACAAACCAATAATGCTGATTCATTCAAAACCTTCCTGGAAGGCTGGATGGTCCGCCAAGAACACTACCTTGATGAGCTTCTCTCAGCTCAGCAACACTGCCATGACATGCAAGACGAGGACATCAAAGAACTATGTTCACGTATGCTCGCCCATTACCAAGAATACTACGAAGCCAAGTCAAGAATAGCTCAAAGGGATGTCTTCCTTGCTTTCTCTCCCACGTGGCTAACCTCGTTCGAGCGAACCTTCCTCTGGATAGCTGGGTTTAAGCCCGGAATAGTCTTCAGAATTGTCACCAACTCGGTGCTTGACATGTCCGAAGACCAAACACAGAGAATGAATAGGTTGTTGGAGGAGACCAAGTTGGAGGAACGTGCACTTAACGATGAGCTAGCGAAGGTTCATGAAAGTGTGGCGGGTCCAACAATGTTGGAGGCCGCGAGACGTAGCGGGAGGTTAGTGGGCGGTGAAGCGAGTGAAGAGGAAACGGCTACGGCTACGTTGAGAGTGGCATTGGAGAGTGTGGTGGCGAATGCTGATTCGTTGAGGATGAGGACAGCAATGAAGGTGGTGGAGATACTAAGGCCAGCTCAGAAGGTGAGGTTTTTGGCTGGGGCGGCTCAGCTTCAGCTAAGGATCAGGAGCTGGGGATTGCAGAGACAAGAAGATGAAAGACAGGAATCAACTATCAAGTGAGGATGAATGGTAGGTTTTAAATTCAGCAATGCTAGGGACACATAATTTGACATAACTTTGTGTTCAACTTGCCACGTGGCAAGTTGTAACGTGACGAGTTGTAATTGGTAAAAGTATGAGGTGTGTAGTATTTGATATTATTGATAAATGTTGACAGTAGAGTTCTATGATCTATGGTGGTCTGGTTGGGGCTGCATTTTTGTCAATCAACGGTGATCTATCATCTAAGACAACCATATGCTTTATCCACTATGGATAAAGAaatagataaaaagaaaagaagaagaagacaatgaAGCTTAGATCATATAAGACTCTAGGATCAATGTTATTTGGGATTTGGAAAGACAGTATGTGTTATTTTCTACCATGCAACTGTATTAATTTAATGGCAGATAAGGAAGATAATCTGCATTGGCATGAGGCTGCAGATTTGTGAGTTGGTGTGTGTAGGTTTCTACATTTTAAgtccaaatttcttttcttttgtagatACCAAATTGGGCTTTGGTAGTTTGGTTGTCTTACCCTCTTTTCCACACTCTCCATTCACATCATGTGTTAAGCGTGAATATTCTTGAAAAATGTGAATAACTTCTCTTTGAATACCTTATCTGAAAGTGCAGGACATTCTGTATATagagtatttttgaaaaatgtgaataCCTTGTGCAGACATTGTGTATACGGAGTATTCTTCAAAAATGTGAATACCAAATATGAAAGTGTAGACATTATTGTGTATGCGGAAcatgaaataataattttctaat
The DNA window shown above is from Quercus lobata isolate SW786 chromosome 7, ValleyOak3.0 Primary Assembly, whole genome shotgun sequence and carries:
- the LOC115954060 gene encoding protein DOG1-like 4, with the protein product MPDRSTTGTQTNNADSFKTFLEGWMVRQEHYLDELLSAQQHCHDMQDEDIKELCSRMLAHYQEYYEAKSRIAQRDVFLAFSPTWLTSFERTFLWIAGFKPGIVFRIVTNSVLDMSEDQTQRMNRLLEETKLEERALNDELAKVHESVAGPTMLEAARRSGRLVGGEASEEETATATLRVALESVVANADSLRMRTAMKVVEILRPAQKVRFLAGAAQLQLRIRSWGLQRQEDERQESTIK